From one Streptomyces sp. CA-210063 genomic stretch:
- a CDS encoding trypsin-like serine protease, translated as MSSASGATAETSSTADVLDVRVAKAMAADDTAGVATREPSSSTSSDSGLEQSAQIIGGSETTIGSAPWMAQLWYYDASLDLGFFCGGTVVSPTKILTAAHCVDKDYYDWAANGAIVTGTDQLPTAVLDDEGNYVSTDYHGGTVTAVSRQWNHSSWNEDTIDNDVAVLTLASPVKATPIKMTTSDDTTSYTAGTKAKVYGWGRTSSTSQDISQTLKTATLPIVSDTTCGNTWGSYFVKGHMVCAGPPAGGSDATTTATCNGDSGGPLVVNNKVIGVVSWGVTDCVYEGAYPVFAKVSKYAGVTYPRVDDTAITRDGKADVFLRNKETGTGYVRASNGSSLGDRQSLNSYGSWKGYNLVQQTDLNRDGHQDFVLRRSSDGDVFWRRYVPSSKTWTTTQIFDNWKTRTRILTPGDVTGDALPDLLSVDSAGALWIYPGKGNGTFGTRVKVGTGWNTYNAVLGHGDFTGDGKADLIARTKTGSNVYLYKGTGKSGTGAFASRVKVRSDWAGFNALITPGDVSGDGRADLLARTTGGTLYLYKGTGKATSEIFSTRVSVGTSYAQYDLLG; from the coding sequence ATGTCGTCCGCGAGCGGGGCCACCGCCGAGACCTCGTCGACAGCCGACGTACTGGATGTGCGGGTCGCCAAGGCGATGGCGGCGGACGACACCGCCGGTGTGGCGACGCGTGAGCCGTCGTCGAGCACGAGTTCCGACAGTGGCCTGGAGCAGTCCGCCCAGATCATCGGCGGCTCGGAGACCACGATCGGCTCGGCGCCGTGGATGGCGCAGCTCTGGTACTACGACGCGAGCCTGGACCTCGGCTTCTTCTGCGGCGGCACGGTCGTCTCGCCGACGAAGATCCTCACCGCCGCGCACTGCGTCGACAAGGACTACTACGACTGGGCCGCCAACGGCGCCATCGTCACCGGCACCGACCAGCTGCCCACGGCCGTCCTCGACGACGAGGGCAACTACGTGAGCACGGACTACCACGGCGGTACCGTCACCGCGGTCTCGCGCCAGTGGAACCACTCCTCGTGGAACGAGGACACGATCGACAACGACGTCGCCGTCCTGACGCTGGCGTCACCGGTCAAGGCCACGCCGATCAAGATGACGACGTCGGACGACACCACGTCGTACACGGCCGGCACCAAGGCCAAGGTCTACGGCTGGGGCCGTACCAGCTCCACCAGCCAGGACATCTCGCAGACGCTGAAGACGGCCACGCTGCCGATCGTCAGCGACACGACCTGCGGGAACACCTGGGGCAGCTACTTCGTCAAGGGGCACATGGTCTGCGCGGGTCCGCCCGCCGGCGGCAGCGACGCCACGACCACCGCCACCTGCAACGGTGACTCCGGCGGCCCGCTCGTCGTCAACAACAAGGTCATCGGCGTCGTCTCGTGGGGCGTCACGGACTGCGTGTACGAGGGTGCCTACCCGGTCTTCGCCAAGGTCAGCAAGTACGCCGGTGTGACCTACCCGCGCGTCGACGACACCGCCATCACGCGGGACGGCAAGGCCGACGTCTTCCTGCGCAACAAGGAGACCGGCACCGGTTACGTCCGCGCCTCCAACGGCTCCTCGCTCGGCGACCGCCAGTCGCTGAACTCCTACGGGAGCTGGAAGGGCTACAACCTGGTCCAGCAGACCGACCTGAACCGGGACGGCCACCAGGACTTCGTGCTGCGCCGTTCCTCCGACGGTGACGTCTTCTGGCGGCGGTACGTGCCCTCGTCCAAGACCTGGACGACCACGCAGATCTTCGACAACTGGAAGACCCGCACCCGGATCCTCACCCCCGGTGACGTCACCGGCGACGCCCTGCCCGACCTGCTCTCGGTCGACTCGGCGGGCGCCCTGTGGATCTACCCCGGCAAGGGCAACGGCACCTTCGGTACCCGCGTCAAGGTCGGCACGGGCTGGAACACGTACAACGCGGTGCTCGGTCACGGCGACTTCACCGGCGACGGCAAGGCCGACCTGATCGCGCGCACCAAGACCGGCTCGAACGTCTACCTCTACAAGGGCACCGGCAAGTCCGGCACGGGCGCCTTCGCCTCCCGCGTCAAGGTCCGGTCCGACTGGGCCGGCTTCAACGCGCTCATCACTCCCGGTGACGTCAGCGGCGACGGCAGGGCGGACCTCCTGGCCCGCACGACCGGCGGCACGCTGTACCTCTACAAGGGCACCGGCAAGGCCACGAGCGAGATCTTCAGCACACGGGTCTCGGTCGGCACGAGTTACGCCCAGTACGACCTGCTCGGCTGA